In Paenibacillus larvae subsp. larvae, the following proteins share a genomic window:
- a CDS encoding MogA/MoaB family molybdenum cofactor biosynthesis protein: MSWKVAILTASDRGFRGEREDTSAQVIRELVEEEIQGEIIEYRVVPDEMDEIMAALIEMTDYHKADLILTTGGTGLGPRDVTPEATVSVIDREAPGFAEAMRMKSVEKTPRAMLSRAVCGIRGNTLIVNLPGSPKGVHENLAVIIEQLPHALGILSGREGDHG; the protein is encoded by the coding sequence ATGAGCTGGAAGGTGGCTATCCTGACCGCTAGTGACCGTGGGTTCCGGGGCGAGCGCGAAGATACGAGTGCCCAGGTCATCCGCGAGCTTGTGGAAGAAGAAATTCAAGGCGAGATTATTGAGTATAGAGTGGTACCCGACGAAATGGATGAAATCATGGCAGCCCTTATAGAAATGACTGATTATCATAAAGCAGATTTGATCCTGACCACCGGAGGAACGGGACTGGGACCCAGAGATGTTACCCCTGAGGCAACGGTAAGTGTAATTGACAGAGAAGCGCCGGGATTTGCGGAAGCCATGCGCATGAAATCGGTGGAAAAAACCCCGAGAGCCATGTTGTCCCGGGCGGTATGCGGAATCCGGGGAAATACATTAATCGTTAATTTGCCCGGCAGTCCTAAGGGAGTACACGAGAACCTTGCTGTTATTATTGAACAGCTTCCCCATGCCTTAGGCATTCTTTCAGGGAGAGAGGGAGATCACGGATGA
- the groL gene encoding chaperonin GroEL (60 kDa chaperone family; promotes refolding of misfolded polypeptides especially under stressful conditions; forms two stacked rings of heptamers to form a barrel-shaped 14mer; ends can be capped by GroES; misfolded proteins enter the barrel where they are refolded when GroES binds), with translation MAKDIKFSEDARRAMLRGVDALADAVKVTLGPKGRNVVLEKKFGSPLITNDGVTIAKEIELEDAFENMGAQLVKEVATKTNDVAGDGTTTATVLAQAMITEGLKNVTAGANPMVVRKGIDKAVRAAVEELQKIAKPIEGKQNIAQVAAISAADDEVGELIAEAMEKVGKDGVITVEESKGFATEMEIVEGMQFDRGYVSPYMITDTDKMEAVLENPYILITDKKISNIQEILPVLEKVVQQGKALLIIAEDVEGEAQATLIVNKLRGTFTCVAVKAPGFGDRRKAMLQDIAALTGGQVITEELGLDLKSTAIDQLGSARQVRVTKENTIIVDGAGDKKDIEARINQIRAQLEETTSEFDKEKLQERLAKLAGGVGVIKVGAATETELKERKLRIEDALNATRAAVEEGIVAGGGTALVNVYNAVAAVKAEGDEKTGVNIVLRALEEPVRTIAANAGQEGSVIVERLKKEALGIGYNAATGEWVNMLEQGIVDPAKVTRSALQNAASVAAMFLTTEAVIADKPEKEKPAMPDMGGMGGMGGMM, from the coding sequence ATGGCAAAAGATATTAAGTTCAGTGAAGACGCTCGCCGTGCGATGCTTCGTGGGGTCGACGCTTTAGCAGATGCAGTTAAAGTAACGCTTGGACCAAAAGGTCGCAACGTAGTTCTTGAGAAAAAATTCGGCAGCCCGCTCATCACTAACGACGGTGTAACCATTGCCAAAGAAATTGAGCTGGAAGATGCTTTCGAAAACATGGGAGCTCAACTGGTTAAAGAAGTAGCAACCAAAACTAACGATGTAGCAGGTGATGGTACTACTACCGCAACTGTACTGGCTCAGGCTATGATCACGGAAGGTCTGAAAAACGTGACTGCCGGTGCAAATCCGATGGTGGTCCGCAAAGGTATTGACAAAGCGGTTCGTGCTGCTGTTGAAGAACTCCAAAAAATTGCTAAACCTATCGAAGGCAAGCAAAACATTGCACAAGTTGCGGCCATCTCAGCTGCAGATGACGAAGTAGGCGAACTGATCGCTGAAGCTATGGAAAAAGTTGGAAAAGATGGTGTTATCACGGTTGAAGAATCCAAAGGATTCGCTACGGAAATGGAAATCGTAGAAGGTATGCAGTTTGACCGCGGTTACGTCTCTCCTTACATGATTACAGACACAGACAAGATGGAAGCTGTTCTTGAAAATCCTTACATCTTGATTACAGATAAAAAGATCTCCAACATTCAGGAAATTCTGCCTGTGCTTGAAAAAGTAGTACAGCAAGGTAAAGCTCTGCTGATCATTGCTGAAGATGTTGAAGGTGAAGCACAAGCTACACTGATCGTCAATAAACTGCGTGGTACGTTCACTTGCGTAGCAGTTAAAGCTCCTGGATTTGGTGACCGCCGCAAAGCTATGCTTCAAGACATTGCTGCTCTGACCGGGGGACAAGTGATTACCGAAGAACTTGGATTAGACCTGAAATCCACTGCAATCGACCAATTGGGTAGCGCACGTCAAGTTCGCGTAACCAAAGAAAACACCATTATTGTTGACGGTGCTGGCGACAAGAAAGATATTGAAGCCCGCATTAACCAAATCCGTGCTCAACTGGAAGAAACCACTTCCGAATTTGATAAAGAAAAACTGCAAGAGCGTCTGGCTAAACTGGCTGGCGGTGTAGGCGTAATCAAAGTAGGTGCAGCTACTGAAACTGAGCTGAAAGAACGTAAACTCCGCATTGAAGATGCTCTGAACGCTACTCGTGCAGCTGTGGAAGAAGGTATCGTTGCTGGTGGTGGTACTGCCCTGGTGAACGTATACAATGCTGTTGCCGCAGTTAAAGCTGAAGGCGACGAAAAAACAGGTGTTAACATCGTACTTCGTGCACTGGAAGAGCCTGTACGTACAATCGCAGCAAATGCAGGACAAGAAGGTTCTGTAATTGTAGAACGCCTGAAGAAAGAAGCATTAGGCATTGGATACAACGCAGCAACTGGCGAATGGGTAAATATGCTGGAACAAGGTATTGTTGACCCTGCTAAAGTTACTCGTTCCGCTCTGCAAAATGCAGCATCCGTAGCGGCTATGTTCCTGACTACTGAAGCTGTCATCGCTGACAAACCTGAAAAAGAAAAACCAGCTATGCCTGACATGGGCGGCATGGGTGGAATGGGCGGCATGATGTAA
- a CDS encoding DDE-type integrase/transposase/recombinase yields MINYELSSTLEKSFVLKCLKRAFSRCKPEMMNSDQGSHFTNADYLELLEKEGIKVSMDGKGRARDNSRTERYFRSLK; encoded by the coding sequence GTGATCAACTATGAACTGTCCAGCACGCTCGAGAAAAGCTTTGTTCTTAAGTGCCTCAAACGCGCATTCAGCCGTTGCAAACCAGAGATGATGAATAGTGATCAAGGCTCTCATTTCACCAATGCTGATTATCTGGAATTGCTAGAGAAAGAAGGCATCAAGGTGTCAATGGATGGTAAAGGCCGGGCAAGGGACAATAGCCGAACAGAGCGCTACTTTCGATCCCTCAAATAG
- a CDS encoding IS256 family transposase, with the protein MAQYQINVDSQLLHQLFLGNSQDAGVAKLLESVLNQVLQAQVSEQVEADRYERTENRKAYRNGSYPHGLHTRVGTITLSVPRIRGGKFTTELFSRYQRSEQALILAMMEMVVNGVSTRKVSQVTEELCGTEFSKSTVSDLCKRLDPIVTAWNNRSLADSLFPFVLVDAMYLKVREDGRVRSRGIMIAIGVNTEGYREVLGLMLGDTESEASWSEFFSSLKGRGLRGVDLITSDDHGGLVRAVRQQLQGVTWQRCQTHFTRNVLEASPKALKDEIHGRLRSILDAPDTGTARFLLKQTLAAYEDKAGKAMGVLESGFDDATAVLMLPERYRKRLRTTNSVERLNEEVRRRERVIRIFPNRESVIRLIGALLMEQDEKWAAGKKYLDMTEYMEWRKDRPKSDAKVTRIM; encoded by the coding sequence ATGGCTCAATACCAGATTAACGTAGATTCGCAGCTTTTGCATCAACTATTTTTGGGAAATTCTCAGGATGCGGGTGTAGCCAAGCTGCTCGAGTCTGTACTGAACCAAGTCTTACAAGCACAGGTGAGTGAACAAGTGGAAGCAGATCGTTATGAACGAACAGAGAATCGAAAAGCGTACCGGAATGGATCGTATCCACATGGGCTGCATACGCGGGTGGGAACCATTACACTAAGTGTTCCGCGCATCCGTGGTGGGAAGTTCACGACAGAGCTCTTTAGTCGTTACCAGAGAAGTGAACAAGCGTTAATCTTAGCGATGATGGAAATGGTCGTAAACGGCGTCTCTACGCGTAAAGTCTCGCAAGTAACCGAAGAACTCTGCGGAACCGAGTTTTCTAAATCCACTGTTTCAGACCTTTGTAAGCGGCTGGATCCCATCGTAACTGCTTGGAATAATCGAAGCCTGGCAGACAGCCTCTTTCCGTTTGTTCTCGTAGATGCGATGTATCTCAAGGTCCGTGAAGACGGTCGTGTACGCTCACGAGGCATCATGATTGCCATTGGTGTAAACACCGAGGGCTATCGTGAAGTCCTTGGCCTGATGCTGGGTGACACAGAATCTGAAGCAAGCTGGAGTGAGTTTTTCAGCTCTCTAAAAGGACGTGGATTACGAGGTGTGGATCTCATTACCTCCGACGATCATGGCGGCCTTGTACGCGCGGTACGGCAGCAGCTGCAAGGGGTAACATGGCAGCGATGCCAGACTCACTTCACGCGAAATGTATTAGAAGCCTCACCCAAAGCCTTGAAGGATGAGATCCATGGCCGTCTACGGTCGATTCTAGATGCTCCTGATACTGGAACGGCAAGGTTTTTATTAAAACAGACCTTAGCGGCTTATGAAGATAAGGCGGGTAAGGCGATGGGCGTGCTGGAAAGCGGATTTGACGATGCTACCGCCGTCTTAATGCTGCCAGAGCGTTACCGAAAACGGCTGCGCACGACAAATAGCGTTGAGCGTCTCAACGAAGAGGTTAGACGCCGGGAACGTGTCATTCGCATCTTCCCAAACCGTGAATCCGTGATTCGTCTTATTGGTGCTCTATTGATGGAACAGGATGAAAAATGGGCAGCCGGCAAGAAATATCTCGACATGACCGAGTACATGGAATGGCGGAAGGATCGGCCAAAGTCCGATGCCAAAGTGACTCGCATTATGTAG
- a CDS encoding tyrosine-type recombinase/integrase: MVPPKTATSRRTIDIDPKVLAVLEEHCPLQKQVRMRYRDTYHDEDFVFDKMDGYPGYPELIKTIENRMRRLLKIAGLNKELLELTPHSLRHTHTSLLAEAGVSLPEVMERLGHKDEDTTKNIYLHVTKEMEKEASQKFARLMENL; encoded by the coding sequence TTGGTTCCACCTAAAACAGCAACATCCAGAAGAACTATTGATATTGATCCAAAAGTCCTGGCTGTTCTTGAAGAGCACTGTCCATTACAAAAACAGGTTCGAATGAGATATAGGGATACTTATCACGATGAGGACTTTGTTTTTGATAAAATGGACGGATATCCAGGTTATCCGGAATTAATCAAAACAATTGAAAACAGAATGAGGCGATTATTGAAAATCGCTGGATTAAATAAAGAACTCCTAGAGCTAACTCCCCATTCGCTCCGTCATACACATACATCTCTGCTAGCTGAAGCTGGAGTTAGTTTACCTGAAGTTATGGAGCGATTAGGACACAAAGACGAAGACACTACAAAAAATATTTACTTGCACGTAACAAAAGAAATGGAAAAAGAGGCTTCCCAAAAGTTTGCTCGACTCATGGAAAACCTCTAA
- a CDS encoding molybdopterin-binding protein, whose protein sequence is MNKQMLREVKVEEAVGAILPHDLTQILPGQFKGRLFKKGHRITEEDIPALLSIGKEHIYVMEPEAGYLHEDEAALRMAAAIQDSRMSMTEPHEGKVTLRSSIHGLTHIDPDWVHKVNSIENIVMSTLKDSVVVEPGQPVAGTRIIPLYIEETRIEQIEETVRTYREKHGCSPVRVEPFLNLKVGLITTGSEVYKGRIQDKFGPVVRRKVAELGSEVVEQRLAPDEADIISRYILELADGDIDLILVTGGMSVDPDDRTPGAIRQTGARVVNYGTPMLPGSMLMMAYLGDVPVMGLPGCVMHDPYTSFDVLLPRICAGRVIRREEITGLGYGGLQGC, encoded by the coding sequence ATGAATAAGCAGATGCTTCGCGAGGTGAAGGTGGAGGAGGCCGTTGGCGCTATCCTCCCCCATGATTTGACACAAATTCTCCCCGGACAATTTAAAGGACGCCTCTTCAAGAAAGGCCACCGGATTACGGAGGAAGACATCCCTGCACTGTTGAGTATTGGAAAAGAGCATATTTACGTCATGGAACCGGAAGCAGGATACTTGCATGAGGATGAAGCTGCTTTACGGATGGCGGCCGCCATTCAAGACAGTCGGATGAGCATGACCGAACCCCATGAAGGAAAAGTGACGCTTCGCTCGTCCATTCACGGGCTCACTCATATAGATCCCGATTGGGTGCATAAAGTAAACTCGATAGAGAACATCGTCATGTCAACGCTTAAAGATTCGGTGGTGGTAGAGCCCGGACAGCCGGTTGCCGGAACCAGAATTATCCCCCTCTATATAGAAGAAACCCGGATTGAGCAGATTGAGGAAACAGTACGGACATATAGGGAGAAGCATGGATGCAGCCCGGTACGGGTAGAGCCTTTTCTGAATCTGAAAGTAGGCCTGATTACAACAGGCAGTGAAGTGTATAAAGGCCGGATTCAGGACAAGTTCGGCCCGGTTGTAAGACGGAAGGTGGCTGAACTGGGGTCTGAGGTGGTTGAGCAGCGTCTGGCTCCTGACGAAGCGGACATCATTTCAAGGTATATTTTGGAACTTGCTGACGGGGATATCGACCTGATTCTTGTTACAGGGGGCATGTCCGTAGATCCGGACGACCGGACACCGGGGGCTATCAGACAAACAGGCGCCCGGGTGGTGAATTATGGAACACCTATGCTGCCGGGTTCCATGCTAATGATGGCCTATCTTGGTGATGTTCCCGTTATGGGGTTGCCCGGATGCGTGATGCACGATCCTTACACTTCCTTCGATGTTCTGCTTCCCCGCATTTGTGCAGGCCGGGTTATCCGGCGTGAGGAAATTACAGGGCTTGGGTATGGCGGATTACAAGGATGTTAG
- a CDS encoding helix-turn-helix domain-containing protein: MKKQGVSRYKLSKDTGIPYTTLTQILNGRTKTPSEYFTGYSRLFRKTSRLLHWKR; encoded by the coding sequence ATGAAAAAGCAAGGAGTTAGCAGATACAAACTATCTAAGGATACAGGAATTCCATATACAACTTTGACTCAGATTTTGAATGGCAGAACAAAAACCCCAAGTGAGTACTTTACAGGCTATAGCAGATTATTTCGGAAAACCTCTAGACTACTTCACTGGAAACGATAA
- the tatA gene encoding twin-arginine translocase TatA/TatE family subunit yields MNIGFSEVILLIIVGLLLFGPKKLPELGRAFGKTLKEFKDAIHGLVDDPNTGPKDTSAISPSQKNEGESESVEKPAEKPADTRRLPD; encoded by the coding sequence TTGAATATCGGTTTTTCTGAAGTAATACTGCTGATTATTGTCGGTTTGCTGCTGTTTGGACCGAAAAAACTGCCGGAGCTGGGAAGGGCTTTTGGCAAAACTCTAAAAGAATTCAAAGATGCTATACATGGATTGGTCGACGATCCCAATACAGGACCAAAAGACACTTCTGCGATTTCACCGTCCCAAAAGAACGAGGGAGAGTCTGAATCTGTAGAGAAGCCGGCGGAAAAGCCTGCAGATACCCGGCGCCTGCCGGATTAA
- the moaC gene encoding cyclic pyranopterin monophosphate synthase MoaC, producing the protein MSDTFTHFNEQGRARMVDVSDKKDTKRTAVAKTTLTMNPETLQKIKEGTMKKGDVMAVAQVAGIMASKKTSEIIPMCHPISLSGVDIAFSDDGDRHLEITVTVRTTGPTGVEMEALTAASAAALTVYDMCKAVEKGMIIGPTILLEKTGGKSDDFHRGKSHTPSE; encoded by the coding sequence ATGAGTGATACATTTACCCATTTTAACGAACAGGGAAGAGCCAGAATGGTAGACGTTTCGGATAAAAAGGATACAAAGCGGACTGCAGTAGCCAAAACTACGCTAACCATGAACCCGGAAACTCTTCAAAAGATTAAAGAAGGGACTATGAAAAAAGGCGATGTTATGGCTGTGGCCCAGGTAGCCGGAATCATGGCCTCCAAAAAAACATCCGAGATTATTCCGATGTGCCATCCCATCTCTTTAAGCGGGGTTGATATAGCCTTCTCGGATGACGGTGACCGGCATTTGGAGATTACGGTCACTGTCCGCACAACCGGACCTACCGGAGTGGAAATGGAAGCATTGACGGCCGCTTCTGCTGCTGCTCTTACTGTATATGATATGTGCAAAGCAGTAGAGAAGGGGATGATAATAGGGCCTACGATTTTGCTTGAAAAGACAGGCGGAAAAAGTGATGATTTTCACAGGGGGAAATCACATACCCCGTCAGAGTAG
- the groES gene encoding co-chaperone GroES, with the protein MIKPLGDRVVIEAIAKEETTASGIVLPETAKEKPQEGKVVAVGSGTLKDGERIALEVKEGDRVIFSKYAGTEVKYDGRELLIMRESDILAVLA; encoded by the coding sequence ATGATCAAACCGTTGGGTGATCGCGTAGTCATTGAAGCCATTGCGAAAGAGGAGACCACCGCAAGTGGCATCGTACTTCCGGAAACAGCAAAAGAAAAGCCGCAAGAAGGTAAAGTTGTTGCTGTTGGCAGCGGAACTTTGAAGGATGGAGAGCGTATTGCGCTGGAAGTGAAAGAAGGCGACCGCGTTATTTTCTCCAAATACGCAGGCACTGAAGTGAAATACGATGGCCGTGAACTGTTGATTATGCGTGAAAGCGACATTCTTGCTGTATTAGCCTAA
- a CDS encoding 5-formyltetrahydrofolate cyclo-ligase yields the protein MHIKVDKARLRKQVEEKRALLTGETRRQKEESIGTGLISFLRRYLTGRQDESSPTVLTYMPFRTEADVTLVLEYGWTEGIRMVVPRVEKEQKQMAFYVINSYDDLETGIWGIREPRTSLPRFENMQELTLILVPGLAFDRQGGRLGYGGGYYDRLIHKMKRDKFRIPYLLAGAFDCQIIPHVPGAWHDFRVDTIITESRCLHPVGKRKE from the coding sequence ATGCACATCAAGGTAGATAAGGCCAGGCTGAGAAAACAAGTGGAAGAGAAGCGCGCCCTGCTCACCGGAGAGACAAGGCGGCAGAAGGAAGAAAGCATAGGAACAGGGCTTATTTCTTTTTTACGCCGGTATTTAACCGGAAGACAGGACGAGTCCTCGCCTACTGTGCTTACCTACATGCCGTTCCGAACAGAGGCTGATGTAACTCTGGTTTTGGAATACGGATGGACGGAAGGCATCCGCATGGTTGTCCCCCGTGTTGAAAAAGAACAAAAACAAATGGCTTTCTACGTGATAAACAGCTATGATGATCTTGAGACAGGTATTTGGGGCATTCGTGAGCCCAGGACAAGCTTGCCGAGATTTGAAAATATGCAGGAACTAACCTTGATTCTGGTGCCCGGCTTGGCATTTGACCGTCAGGGGGGAAGGCTGGGATATGGCGGAGGTTATTATGACCGTCTTATCCATAAGATGAAACGGGACAAGTTCCGTATTCCCTATTTGCTTGCAGGGGCTTTTGACTGCCAGATTATTCCCCATGTTCCGGGAGCCTGGCATGATTTCCGTGTAGATACGATCATCACGGAGTCCCGCTGTCTGCACCCCGTCGGGAAGAGAAAGGAATGA
- the tatC gene encoding twin-arginine translocase subunit TatC, which produces MSSKDNMGFMDHLQELRKRLMWVIACLLFGLVIGLICAKPVILFLKEAPPANTITWNVFSPWDALKLYMNVGLIVGILITLPVAMYHLWAFVKPGLREVEQKATVKYIPFAFLLFVMGLAFGYYVVFPLAFHFTTAISKSLDIQEMYGAAQYFSFMFNIILPLSLLFELPIIVLFLTKLRILNPARLGKFRRIAYMVLVILSTIITPPDALSAILVAIPLILLYEASVVLSRVIYRKQLIDDAKWEEDFVQNA; this is translated from the coding sequence ATGAGTTCAAAGGATAATATGGGATTTATGGACCATTTGCAGGAACTGCGCAAACGATTAATGTGGGTGATAGCCTGCCTTTTGTTTGGCCTGGTAATAGGGCTTATCTGTGCGAAACCGGTTATTTTGTTTTTGAAAGAAGCGCCTCCTGCCAATACGATTACATGGAACGTATTTTCTCCTTGGGATGCCCTTAAGCTTTACATGAATGTAGGCCTTATCGTGGGGATTTTAATTACATTGCCTGTTGCCATGTATCACCTGTGGGCGTTTGTAAAGCCCGGGCTTAGGGAAGTAGAACAAAAAGCTACAGTTAAATACATTCCGTTCGCTTTCCTTCTGTTTGTGATGGGACTTGCCTTCGGCTATTACGTTGTCTTTCCTCTCGCTTTTCACTTTACTACGGCCATAAGCAAAAGCCTGGACATTCAGGAAATGTACGGGGCTGCCCAATATTTTTCGTTTATGTTTAACATCATTTTGCCGCTTTCACTATTGTTTGAGCTGCCTATTATCGTGCTTTTTTTGACAAAATTGCGCATACTCAATCCGGCAAGACTCGGCAAATTCAGAAGGATTGCTTACATGGTGCTGGTCATTTTGTCGACGATCATTACCCCGCCGGATGCCCTTTCAGCCATTTTAGTGGCGATTCCGCTTATTCTTCTCTATGAGGCAAGCGTTGTACTTTCCCGTGTTATCTACCGTAAGCAGCTGATTGATGATGCCAAATGGGAAGAGGATTTCGTTCAAAATGCCTGA